The DNA segment ACCATGGCCAAAATGAAAATCATCAGTGTACAATTACCACAAGGACTCATAAATGCCCTTGACAGTTTAGTTAGGAGGGGAGTCTACCCTAACAGAAGTGAAGCAATTCGAGAGGCCATCAGAGAACTAGTAAAAAAAGAACT comes from the Thermococcus sp. EP1 genome and includes:
- a CDS encoding ribbon-helix-helix domain-containing protein → MAKMKIISVQLPQGLINALDSLVRRGVYPNRSEAIREAIRELVKKEL